The following is a genomic window from Bordetella sp. H567.
ATTGGTTTGGGCGTCTATCCGTACGTACGACGCGCCCTGGAAAAAATAGTATTTGGGACCGGACATGGAAATTTCCTATATAGACAGACAAGACCATCCATGACCGGTACCTAACGGAAGCCAGGCTTGGATGACGTAATGGTGCGTCGTTTACCCGCTCAAACCGCCGACCCCTGCGGCTTGCTTGCCGCCCAGGACACGGTGACTTCAACGTCGTTGAAGCGGGTCTCCGGCTGGTAATTGCTGCCCGAGGGATAGTCTTTCTCTGCACCGATGTGGACGTACTCGCTGTCACCCACGAGTGTCGTCGGACGCCAGCCCAACAACATCTGGCCGTGCTGGCTGTCTTGCACCTCGATGCAGATCAAGCTCTTTCCCTTCTGGGCAATCTTGAACTCCTTTACCGCGGGGCAATTTCCAAAACCGGAATCGCCGTCGAGTTGATTGAGATCGACCCGAGAAAGACGCCTTTCTCGGGTTCCACTGCTTACGTGGGACGGGACTGGCGAAGCGGCTTCAATCCAGTCGCCATCATTCTGCACACGCCGCTGTGCGCGAACCGCGGGGCCACCATAATCTTTTGTTTCGGCGCGTTTACACGCCGAGCCTCGAGCGGGGCACCCGCGGGAACGAACGACATGCGCGAACTGCCGGGAATCAGGTCGCACGGGCGGCCGCCAGCCCAACAACATCTCGCCCGACTGGCTGTCCTCGATCTCGATGCATACCTGGCTCTTGCCGCCCTGGGCGGCGGTTCCTGGGCCGGAGACGAAGTTCTTGGAGCCTGTGCTATGGCCGACCGGCACCGGAATGCTGGTGGGCTTCTGGTCGATATACACCATCACCGTCCTGGTCCACTTTTCCTCGTTGGTGTATGCAACGGTGAAGTTCGTGTGGGCGGGGATATCGAAGCAGCACTTCTTCCCGGTGGTCAGCGCGGGGGAAGGAGACGGCGAATGCGACGGCGATGGGGAGGGAGAATGGGATGGCGAGGGGGAATGCGAAGGCGACGGCGAAGGGGAAGCCGACGCCGGCTTGATGTTGGTGACCCTCCACCAGGGGTCGCCACCTGCACCGATATTCAACGCCTGCCGCGTGAACACCATGTACATCTCCTTGGCGCCGTCGAGCGGCGCGGAAATTTGCCCATGGATGCACAAGAACTCCCCTGTCGCATTGCCGTTGTTAAGGTAAGGCGGCGCCGCGAGGCAACTGGAAAGGCAAATATAAGAGTCTCCGGGATGGGAGCCACGCCGTACGGATTCGGATTCCCAGGGTTGGCCGGGTCCTCCACGCCAAAGATGTGCCATGTCCAGCTGTCTACATCGTCCGACGGCTTGCCTCCGTAGGCCTTGGCGTTGGACTCCCTCACGGCTTGAAGGGGTTGCCCCGCCGTGGACTTGGGCGTGACGTTCACGAGTTTGACGACGTCCCCCACCATCACACTGCCCTTTTTCTTGCCATCCTGAGACTCGAATTTCCAAGTCGCCACCGGACTATCCGTCGTCACCGCGTATTTCGACGTATCGAGGGCGAGGTAGCCGCCGACGGCCGGGAGCTCGATACTTCCCTCATAGCCCAGGCCCTGCAGTTCGAATGTATCGCCGTATTGAAGATCGCTTATCTTTGACTCCCGATTCAGCCATGCAAAATTCCGAAACTCGGACTTGCCCGGACAAGTGGATTTGATTTCGGGTATCCGGCGGAAATGGATTTCCCGGATTCCAGTGCTTCCATGCACACGAGAGGAAGCCGCTGCTTCCCTCCTGTCGTGGCCATTGTGCGCACGGCGCCATGCCGGGAGCGAGAGCGCGACCATAATCTTTTGTGTCGGCTGATTTACGACATCGGCGGGATGCCCGGGGCGCGCCATTCCGGGCCGCGCAAAAAAAAACGACGCGCATGGCGCGTCGCTCGAACAAGGAATTACAGGTAGCGCTATGCGGCGCGGGCGGTGCCTCCCGCACTTCCATGCGTGCCGCCATCCAGGCGCTGCAACAGCTCGGACCGGCGCGCCCGCGCCCTGTCGATCGCGGCGTCCTTGATGTGGCCGTAGCCGCGGATCTCTTCGGGCAAAGTTGCCAGCGCCACGGCAATATCCAGATTGCCGCGTCCCAAGCGAGGCAATAGCGCCGCGATGGTGTCGCGGTACTCCGCCACCAGCGCCCTTTCCGTGCGCCGCTCCTTGGTGTACCCGAAAGGATCGAGCGGCGTGCCACGCAGGAAGCGCGCCTTGCTGAGGACGCCGAAGGCTTTCATCATCCATGGCCCATAAGAACGCTTGACCAGATGGCCCTGGGCATCGTGCCGCGAAAAAGCCGGCGGCGCCAGATGGAAATTGAGCTTCCAGTCGCCTTCGAATTGTTCGGCGATGCGGCGCAGGAAAACGCCATCGCTGTACAGCCGGGCCACCTCGTATTCGTCCTTGTAGGCCATCAGCTTGAAGTAGTTGCGCGCGACCGCCTGGGCCAGGCGCGTGGTGCCCGTCGCGGCGAATTCGGCGGTGGCGACCTGCTCCACGAAATCGGCATAGCGCCGCGCGTAGGCCTTGTTCTGGTAGTCGGCCAGGAAGCGCTCGCGCCGGCCCACCAGCGCGGCCAGATCCGCGGGCCAGCGCCGCGCCGGGCCGGCATCTCCGGCCGCCAGCACCGCGCCGCGGCGGATTTCGATGATTTCCGCGCCGGTGTTCACGGCATCGCCCGCATCGGACGCGGCCGGCGCGATCAGTTGCTGGACAGACGCCAGATCCTGCGCGGCGCGGCGGCCCCAGGCGAAGGCGGCCTTGTTGTTCTCGACCTGCTGGCCGTTCAGTTCGATGGCACGCAACAGCGACTCGCGCCCCAGGGGAATCCAGCCTTTCTGATAGGCGTAGCCCATCATCAAGGGGTTGGCGTAGATGGCGTCTCCCAGCAAGCCCACGGCCAGTTCGGCGGCATCGACCGTATCCACCTGCCCCGGCATGCAGGCCCCATCGATGTCGCGCTGCAGGCTGTCCGATGGCAGGCGCCAGTCCGGATTGGAAATAAAGGCAGCGGTAGGCGCCACATCGCTATTGAGCAGCAGGCGCGTGCGTTCGGGCCGCATGCGCGCCAGCGCATCGCGGCTGCTGGCCACCACCAGGTCGCCCGCCAGGACCAGGTCGGCCTCGCCCATGGCCACGCGGGTGTTCAGCAAATGGCCCGGCGAGCGTGCCAGGATGACGTGCGAATGCACGGCTCCGCCCTTCTGCGCCAGGCCCGCCATATCCAGCACCGAGCAGCCCTTGCCTTCCAAGTGCGCGGCCATGCCCAGCAGCTGGCCGATCGTGACCACGCCGGTGCCGCCCACGCCCGCGATGAACACGCCGTACGGCCTATCCAATGCGGGCCGTTCGGGATCGGACAATGCCGCGTCGATCTCGCCCTGGGCGGCGATGCCCTTGGGCTTGCGCAGCTTGCCGCCTTCCACCGTCACGAAGCTGGGACAGAAGCCGTTCAGGCAGGAGAAGTCCTTGTTGCAGCTGGACTGGTTGATCGTGCGCTTGCGGCCGAACTCGGTTTCCAGCGGCTCGACCGACAGGCAGTTGGATTTATCGGAGCAATCGCCGCAGCCTTCGCACACGCGGTCGTTGATGACGACGCGCCGGGCGGGATCCGGATACGCGTTGTGCTTGCGCCGCCGGCGTTTTTCCGTGGCGCAGGTCTGGTCATAGATCAGGATGGACACGCCCGGATACTCGCGCAGTTCGCGCTGCACGCGATCCAGTTCGTCGCGATGCAGGACCGGCACGCCGGGCGCCATGCCGTTCATGGTTTTGTATTTCTCGGGCTCGTCCGTGACCACGACGATTTTCTCGATGCCCTCGGCCGCCAGCTGGCACGTGATCATGGGCACGCTGATGGGCCCGTCCACCGGCTGGCCGCCGGTCATCGCGACGGCATCGTTGAACAGGATCTTGTAGGTGATGGGCGTCTTGGCGGCAACCGCGGCGCGGATGGCAAGCAGCCCGGAATGATAGTAGGTGCCGTCGCCCAGGTTGGCGAAGACATGTTTTTCGTCCGTGAACGGTGCATGGCCGACCCAGGGCACGCCCTCGCCGCCCATGTGGGTGTACAGATCCGTGCTGCGGTCCATCCACCGGACCATGTAGTGGCAACCGATCCCGGCCATGCCGCGCGAGCCCTCCGGCACGCGCGTGGAGGTATTGTGCGGACAGCCCGAGCAGAACCAGGGCTTGCGTTCCGCCACCACGCGCGGACGCGACAGCGCGCGCTCGCGCGCGTCGATGAAGGCCAGGCGCGCCTCGATGCCGGCGCGGACGTCGGCCGGCAGGTCGAACTTCAGCAGCCGCGCGCCGATGGCCTTGGCGACGATGGCGGGCGAAAACTCGTAGTGGGCGGGCAGCAGCCAATTGCCCTGCGGCACGGCCCATTCGCCGCCGTCCTTGTCGTCGAACTTGCCCACCACGCGCGGGATTTTCTTGCCGCTGCCTATCCAGCTGAACAGCTCTTCCTTCAGCTGGTATTCCAGCACCTGGCGCTTTTCCTCGACCACCAGGATTTCGTCCAGGCCTTCGGCGAAGCGCTGCATGCCCGTGGCCTCCAGCGGCCACACCATGCCCACCTTGAACAGCCGCACGCCGATACGACGGCAGGTGTCGTCGTCCAGGCCCAGGTCGGACAGCGCCTGGCGCGTATCCAGGTATGCCTTGCCGGACGTCATGATGCCGAAGCGCGCGGCTTCCTGCGGCACATGCCAGAGCTCGCGGTTCAGCCCATTGGCCCGCGCATAGGCCAGCGCCGCGTACAGCTTGAAGTCCAGCAGGCGTGCTTCCTGTTCAAGCGGCGTATCGGGCAGCCGGATGTTCAAGCCGTCCGGCGGCATCTGGAAATCGTGCGGCATCACGATGCCGACGCGGTCCGGGTCCACTTCCACCGAGGCCGATACCTCCACGATATCCGTGATGCATTTCATGCCGACCCAGACGCCGGCATAGCGGCTCATGGCCCAGCCGTGCAGCCCGTAGTCCAGGACCTCCTGGACGTTGGAGGGAAACAGCACCGGGATCAGGCAGGCCTTGAGCAGATGGTCGCTTTGATGCGGCAGGGTCGATGACTTCGCGGGGTGGTCGTCGCCCGCCACCACCAGCACGCCGCCGTGGCGGGAAGTGCCCGCCGCATTGGCATGCTTGAACACGTCCCCGCAGCGGTCCACGCCGGGCCCCTTGCCGTACCACATGCCGAATACGCCGTCGTAGCGCGCGCCGGGAAACAGATTGACCTGCTGGGAGCCCCATACGGCGGTGGCCGCAAGGTCCTCGTTCACGCCCGGCTGGAACACCACGTGATGCGCCTTCAGGTACTTGGCCGCCTTCCACATGTTCAGGTCCACGCCGCCCAGGGGCGAACCCCGATAGCCCGAGATGAAGCCCGCCGTATTCAGGCCAGCCCGCACATCGCGCGTGCGCTGCATCATGGGCAGGCGCACCAGCGCATGGATGCCGCTCATCCAGGCAAGGCCGGTTTCCAGGGAATATTTGTCGTCCAGTTGGACCGAGTCGAGCGCGGCGCGCTGCGCCGGCGTAAGGGGGGCGTTCATGCAGTCTCCGTTTGTCTTGGATCGCTCGTGCCGGGCGGGCCATCGCCTCTTGTGAAGGCTTGCCGGCCGGCATGAACAGTCAACCAGGCTTTTCCATCGTGCCTGTACCGGTCTTTTACTCCTGGCTCGGCCCCTGCGCAATTGGTGTTCCCGAGGGCTTCCCATGCCATGGATGCCATAATCGCGCCATGGACTTCGCAACCCGAATCGCCGCGTGGCAGCAGCGCCACGGCCGCCACGATCTGCCGTGGCAGAACACCCGCGATCCCTACCGCATCTGGCTGTCGGAAATCATGCTGCAACAGACCCAGGTCGGTACAGTCATTCCCTACTACGAGCGCTTTCTGGGCCGCTTTCCGGACCTGCACGCGCTGGCCGCGGCGGACCAGGAAGCCGTCATGCCCTATTGGGCGGGACTGGGCTACTACGCCCGCGCGCGCAACCTGCATCGATGCGCACAGGTAATCGTAAGCGACTGGGGCGGCCGCTTCCCCCCCGACGCATCGGCCATCGCGACGCTGCCGGGCATAGGACGATCCACCGCGGCCGCCATCGCCGCCTTCGCCTACGGCGAGCGATCGCCCATCATGGACGGCAATGTGAAGCGCGTGTTCGCGCGCCATTTCGGCATTGCCGGCGATCCGGCGCGGCGCGAAACCGAGATCCGGCTATGGGCACTGGCCGACGCCCAGCTGGCCGACGGGGCCGGGCAGGCGGTCGACATGGCCGCCTATACACAGGGATTGATGGACCTGGGCGCCACGGTATGCGTGCGCGGCAAGCCGCGCTGCGAGCGTTGCCCGGTCAACGAGACGTGTATCGCCCGGCGCGACGGCCGGCAGGCCGAACTGCCCACGCCCAAGGCGCGCAAGGCATCGCCGGAGCGGCGCACGGGCATGCTGCTCCTGCAGCACGACGGCAAGCTCCTGCTGGAACGGCGTCCCTCGCCGGGCATCTGGGGCGGCCTGTGGAGCCTGCCGGAATTCGATGCCGGCCTGGACGCCGCGGCGGCCTGCAAGGCGCTGGGTGCCGCGCCGGGCGCGGTATTCGAACTGGCTGCGTTCTCGCACACCTTCACGCACTTTCGGCTGCATGTGCGGCCCTGGTATGTCGTCGTTTCGCAGGCGCCTGCCGCGCTGGAGCGGCCGTGGCGGTGGGTGGATGCCGCCGGCGCCGCGGACGTTGCCCTGCCCGCGCCGGTGCGCAAGCTGATCGACGGCCTGTTCGCGGCCGGCTTGCCGCAGGACGTGATGGCGCCGGCGGCCTAGAGCCTGTCAACGCTGGAAGGCGCCTCGCACCCGCCGCGGCGATGCCGCCGCTAGGCCTTGAGGGAACGATGCCTGTTCACGCTCATCAGCATCCCGCAGGCGACGCCCACGGTGAGCAGCGCGGTTCCGCCATAACTCATGAACGGCAGCGGCACGCCCACCACGGGCAGGATGCCGGTCACCATGCCGATGTTCACGAATACATAGATGAAGAACATCATGGTCAGTGAGCCGCTCAACAATCGGCCGAATTGCGAGGTCGCCCGCGTGGCGATGGTCAGCCCGCGGGCGATCAGCAACCCATACAGCACCAGGATCAACACCCCCCCGTACAGGCCGAATTCCTCCGCGTAGACCGCGAAAATGAAGTCGGTCGTGCGTTCCGGGATGAAGTCCAGATGCGTCTGGGTTCCCTTCATGTAGCCCTTGCCGTACAGGCCGCCCGATCCCACCGCGATCATGGACTGGATCGTGTGGAAGCCCTTGCCCAATGGGTCCGAGCTGGGGTCCAGCAAGGTACACACGCGGTGCTTCTGGTAGTCGTGCAGCACCACCCAGTTCACGTCGGGCTGGCACAGCTGCCCTTCGTAGCTGACCAGCGTGCCCACGCCGATGATGCCGGCCACCACCACCGGAATCAGCAGCTTGAAGGACAGGCCGGCGAAATAGATCACGCAGAATCCGGCGCCAAATACCAACAGCGCCGTTCCGAGGTCGGGCTGGCGCACGATCAGCAGGAAAGGCACGCCCAGCAGCAATCCGGCGAACAGGAAGTCGCGTATGCGGACCTGGCCTTCATGCCGCTGGAAGTACCAGGCGAGCATCAACGGCAGCGCGATCTTCATCATTTCGGACGGCTGGATGCGGGTGACGCCCAGGTTCAGCCAGCGCGTGGCGCCCTTGCTGGTTTCGCCGAACAGCTCCACCGCCACGAGCAGCGCCACGCCCAGCACATAGGCCGGGGGCGCGCACTTCATGAGCGCCTTGGGCGGGATCAGCGCCACCACCCACATCGCGAAGAAGGCGATGATGAAATTGCGCGACTGGTCGGCAAAGCGCCAATCGGTGCTGCCCACCGCGGAATGCATGACGGTCAGGCCCAGGGCGGTCAGCAGCACCAGGATGCACAGCAAGGGCCAATCGAAAGCCGTGACCACGCGCAACAAGATCAATGCCAGGCGCTTCATCGGTCGGCCCCCGCCACGGCGGCATCGGTCTTGACGGCGACGGGCCGTGGCCGCGGCGGCATGTCCGACTGGTTGACCGCGACATCGCGCCGCCGTGGCGGCGCATCGGGCGCCTTGCCCGCGATGTTGGGCTGCTTGGGCGGCGCGTCAGGGGCGTTACCCGCGACGTTGGGCTGCCTGGGCGGCGCATCGGGATGGTCTTCGGTAAGCCAGGCGTCGAATACCTTGCGGGCGATGGGGGCGGCGGAGCTGGCGCCCCAGCCGGCGTTTTCGACGATCAGCGCGACGGCGATGCGCGGATGGTCCACCGGCGCGAAGCCCATGAACAGCGCATGGTCGCGCAGGCGCTCGTCGATGGCGCTGGCGTGGTAGCGCGCGCCGCGCAGGCTGTAGACCTGCGCCGTACCGGTCTTGCCGGCGGCCTGGTAGGCCGTGCCCCGGAAGGCCTGCCGCGCCGTTCCCACGCGCACCACATCGGCCATCGCCCCCTTCACCACGTCCAGGTTGGCCTGGTGCAGCGGGATCTGGTAGTTGGGCGTGGTGGGCGTATCGGTGAACACGCCGGTGCGCGGGTCTTCCACGGCATGGACCAGGTGCGGCCTGCGATACAGCCCGTTGTCGGCCAGCGTGGAGGTCGCCTGCGCCAGCTGCAGGATGGTGAAGGCGTTGTAGCCCTGCCCCACCGCCACCGACACCGACTCGCCGGCATACCAGCGCTGCTTGTCCTTGTCCTTGTAGGCGCTGCGCTTCCAGGCCGTGGACGGCAGCACGCCGCGCTTTTCGCCGTCCAGGTCGATGCCGGTGATCTGCCCGAAGCCGAATTGCTTGGTGAAGTCGTGCAGCGCGTCCACGCCGATTTCCGGGCCGAGCGAAAAGAAGTAGGTGTCCGAGGACACCACCAGGGCCTTGTGCATGTCGGTGGGGCCGAACACCGCGCCCGCCGCATTGCGGAATTTCTGTCCGCCAAATTCAAAATAGCCCGGGTCGGGAATGCGGTCGGTCGCGCGCCGCTTGCCCAGTTCCAGGGCCGCCATGGCCACGAAGGGCTTGTACGTCGAGCCGATCGGATAGGTGCCGTAGATGGGCCGGTTGATCAGGGGATGATCCGGCGATTCGTTCAGCATGCGCCAGTTATCCACGTCGATGCCGTCGACGAACATATTCGGGTCGAACGAAGGCTGCGACACGAAGGCCAGCACTTCACCCGTGTCCGGCTCCAGGGCGACCAGGGCGCCGCGCTGGTCCCCAAAGGCCTCCTCGGCGACTTTCTGCAGGCGCATATCGATGGACAGCTTGATGTCGGAGCCCGGAATGGGATCGATGCGCCGCAGGGTGCGCACGGGCCGGCCGCCCGCCGTCACTTCCACTTCTTCCATGCCGGTACGGCCGTGCAGCTGGGCTTCCCAGCTCTTTTCGATGCCCTTCTTGCCGATGACGTCGGTGCCGCGGTAGTTGCCGAGCTGGCCGCTGGCTTCGAGCTCCTCGATATCGCCGTCGGAGATCCGGCCGATATAGCCGACCACGTGCCCCGCGGACTTGCCCTCCGGATACTCGCGCACCCAGCGCGCGCGCAGCTCCACGCCAGGGAACTGGAAGGCATGCGCGGCGAACCAGGCGGCTTCGGTCTCGTTCAGGTTGTCGCGCAGGGTGAGCGTCGCGTAGCGGCTGTTCTCCGCGATGCGGCGCTTGAGCCGGCGCTGGTCCGCCGGGCTGATGTACACCACCGGTGTCAGGGCCTTGAACAGCGCATCGATACCACCCACCTGCGCCGGCACGATCTCCAGGGTATAGGTGCGGTAGTTGCGCGCCAGCACGACCCCGTTGCGGTCCAGTATTTCGCCGCGTCGCGGCGGGATGGGGACGACGGCGATGCGATTGCGGTCCGCGCGCTCGGACAAGCCCTCATAGCGCTCCACCTGCAGCATCCAGAAGCGGCCCACGAGCAGGCCGAAGCACAGCAGCGCCGCCACGCCGCCCACCCAGGCGCGCAACCTGAAGCGCTGTTTCTGCTGTGCGCCGGTTTTTTTGAATTCGAACATATCTGGAAAAGCGGTCAGACCGAGGCCGCATCGGCATCGTCGGCGCCGCGCGTGGGCAGATGCAGCAACCATCCCGCGACGGGCCAGAGGGCGGCGGTCAGCGCCGTGCCGACTGCCCAATCCCAGCCCGGCCATTTGCCGGCAATCCAGGCCTTGATCAATACGGTCACCAGCCGCGCCACGAAGAAGATGGGCAGCATGTGCATGGCCTGGCTCCACAGATCGAAGCGCTGCAGGCGGCGATGCAGAACGACGGCGCCATAGGCCACCAGGGCATAGGACAGCGCGTTGCCGCCCAGCACCCCGGCGTCATGCACGTCCATCAACAGCCCAAAGACGAAGGCCGTCACCATGCCGATGCGCCGCGGTTCGTGCACGCACCAGAACGCGATGACCAGGATCAGGATATCCGGGGCTTCCTCCCACAGCCGCCACGGCAGCAGCGAGATCAGCCAGACCAGGAGCACCGATCCCCACACCATGGCGGCATGCGCCGGACGCGCGACCCGTTCGGGCTCGACCGTCCGCCGCGG
Proteins encoded in this region:
- a CDS encoding indolepyruvate ferredoxin oxidoreductase family protein, translating into MNAPLTPAQRAALDSVQLDDKYSLETGLAWMSGIHALVRLPMMQRTRDVRAGLNTAGFISGYRGSPLGGVDLNMWKAAKYLKAHHVVFQPGVNEDLAATAVWGSQQVNLFPGARYDGVFGMWYGKGPGVDRCGDVFKHANAAGTSRHGGVLVVAGDDHPAKSSTLPHQSDHLLKACLIPVLFPSNVQEVLDYGLHGWAMSRYAGVWVGMKCITDIVEVSASVEVDPDRVGIVMPHDFQMPPDGLNIRLPDTPLEQEARLLDFKLYAALAYARANGLNRELWHVPQEAARFGIMTSGKAYLDTRQALSDLGLDDDTCRRIGVRLFKVGMVWPLEATGMQRFAEGLDEILVVEEKRQVLEYQLKEELFSWIGSGKKIPRVVGKFDDKDGGEWAVPQGNWLLPAHYEFSPAIVAKAIGARLLKFDLPADVRAGIEARLAFIDARERALSRPRVVAERKPWFCSGCPHNTSTRVPEGSRGMAGIGCHYMVRWMDRSTDLYTHMGGEGVPWVGHAPFTDEKHVFANLGDGTYYHSGLLAIRAAVAAKTPITYKILFNDAVAMTGGQPVDGPISVPMITCQLAAEGIEKIVVVTDEPEKYKTMNGMAPGVPVLHRDELDRVQRELREYPGVSILIYDQTCATEKRRRRKHNAYPDPARRVVINDRVCEGCGDCSDKSNCLSVEPLETEFGRKRTINQSSCNKDFSCLNGFCPSFVTVEGGKLRKPKGIAAQGEIDAALSDPERPALDRPYGVFIAGVGGTGVVTIGQLLGMAAHLEGKGCSVLDMAGLAQKGGAVHSHVILARSPGHLLNTRVAMGEADLVLAGDLVVASSRDALARMRPERTRLLLNSDVAPTAAFISNPDWRLPSDSLQRDIDGACMPGQVDTVDAAELAVGLLGDAIYANPLMMGYAYQKGWIPLGRESLLRAIELNGQQVENNKAAFAWGRRAAQDLASVQQLIAPAASDAGDAVNTGAEIIEIRRGAVLAAGDAGPARRWPADLAALVGRRERFLADYQNKAYARRYADFVEQVATAEFAATGTTRLAQAVARNYFKLMAYKDEYEVARLYSDGVFLRRIAEQFEGDWKLNFHLAPPAFSRHDAQGHLVKRSYGPWMMKAFGVLSKARFLRGTPLDPFGYTKERRTERALVAEYRDTIAALLPRLGRGNLDIAVALATLPEEIRGYGHIKDAAIDRARARRSELLQRLDGGTHGSAGGTARAA
- the mutY gene encoding A/G-specific adenine glycosylase, whose protein sequence is MDFATRIAAWQQRHGRHDLPWQNTRDPYRIWLSEIMLQQTQVGTVIPYYERFLGRFPDLHALAAADQEAVMPYWAGLGYYARARNLHRCAQVIVSDWGGRFPPDASAIATLPGIGRSTAAAIAAFAYGERSPIMDGNVKRVFARHFGIAGDPARRETEIRLWALADAQLADGAGQAVDMAAYTQGLMDLGATVCVRGKPRCERCPVNETCIARRDGRQAELPTPKARKASPERRTGMLLLQHDGKLLLERRPSPGIWGGLWSLPEFDAGLDAAAACKALGAAPGAVFELAAFSHTFTHFRLHVRPWYVVVSQAPAALERPWRWVDAAGAADVALPAPVRKLIDGLFAAGLPQDVMAPAA
- the rodA gene encoding rod shape-determining protein RodA gives rise to the protein MKRLALILLRVVTAFDWPLLCILVLLTALGLTVMHSAVGSTDWRFADQSRNFIIAFFAMWVVALIPPKALMKCAPPAYVLGVALLVAVELFGETSKGATRWLNLGVTRIQPSEMMKIALPLMLAWYFQRHEGQVRIRDFLFAGLLLGVPFLLIVRQPDLGTALLVFGAGFCVIYFAGLSFKLLIPVVVAGIIGVGTLVSYEGQLCQPDVNWVVLHDYQKHRVCTLLDPSSDPLGKGFHTIQSMIAVGSGGLYGKGYMKGTQTHLDFIPERTTDFIFAVYAEEFGLYGGVLILVLYGLLIARGLTIATRATSQFGRLLSGSLTMMFFIYVFVNIGMVTGILPVVGVPLPFMSYGGTALLTVGVACGMLMSVNRHRSLKA
- the mrdA gene encoding penicillin-binding protein 2, encoding MFEFKKTGAQQKQRFRLRAWVGGVAALLCFGLLVGRFWMLQVERYEGLSERADRNRIAVVPIPPRRGEILDRNGVVLARNYRTYTLEIVPAQVGGIDALFKALTPVVYISPADQRRLKRRIAENSRYATLTLRDNLNETEAAWFAAHAFQFPGVELRARWVREYPEGKSAGHVVGYIGRISDGDIEELEASGQLGNYRGTDVIGKKGIEKSWEAQLHGRTGMEEVEVTAGGRPVRTLRRIDPIPGSDIKLSIDMRLQKVAEEAFGDQRGALVALEPDTGEVLAFVSQPSFDPNMFVDGIDVDNWRMLNESPDHPLINRPIYGTYPIGSTYKPFVAMAALELGKRRATDRIPDPGYFEFGGQKFRNAAGAVFGPTDMHKALVVSSDTYFFSLGPEIGVDALHDFTKQFGFGQITGIDLDGEKRGVLPSTAWKRSAYKDKDKQRWYAGESVSVAVGQGYNAFTILQLAQATSTLADNGLYRRPHLVHAVEDPRTGVFTDTPTTPNYQIPLHQANLDVVKGAMADVVRVGTARQAFRGTAYQAAGKTGTAQVYSLRGARYHASAIDERLRDHALFMGFAPVDHPRIAVALIVENAGWGASSAAPIARKVFDAWLTEDHPDAPPRQPNVAGNAPDAPPKQPNIAGKAPDAPPRRRDVAVNQSDMPPRPRPVAVKTDAAVAGADR
- the mreD gene encoding rod shape-determining protein MreD encodes the protein MVWGSVLLVWLISLLPWRLWEEAPDILILVIAFWCVHEPRRIGMVTAFVFGLLMDVHDAGVLGGNALSYALVAYGAVVLHRRLQRFDLWSQAMHMLPIFFVARLVTVLIKAWIAGKWPGWDWAVGTALTAALWPVAGWLLHLPTRGADDADAASV